A genome region from bacterium includes the following:
- the rpsL gene encoding 30S ribosomal protein S12, whose translation MPTISQLLRHGRKVERVKSKSPALDVCPQKRGVCIQVRTITPKKPNSALRKIARVRLTNGIEVTAYIPGIGHNLQEHSVVLIRGGRVKDLPGIRYHIIRGTLDSAGVQDRRRGRSKYGAKRPKAQAGVA comes from the coding sequence GTGCCGACAATCAGCCAGTTGCTGCGCCACGGCCGCAAGGTGGAGCGGGTGAAGAGCAAGTCCCCGGCGCTGGATGTCTGTCCGCAGAAGCGCGGCGTGTGCATCCAGGTCAGGACGATCACGCCGAAAAAGCCGAACTCCGCCCTGCGGAAGATCGCGCGCGTGCGGTTGACGAACGGGATCGAGGTCACCGCCTACATTCCCGGCATCGGCCACAACCTCCAGGAACACTCGGTCGTGCTGATTCGCGGCGGCCGCGTCAAGGATCTGCCGGGCATCCGGTACCACATCATCCGGGGCACGCTCGACTCCGCGGGCGTGCAAGACCGACGGCGGGGCCGCTCCAAGTACGGCGCCAAGCGTCCCAAGGCGCAGGCGGGGGTGGCGTAG
- a CDS encoding DUF1059 domain-containing protein, which produces MGIDQLGLSKGTWLVANCGQFPSEKKCQLVIMAPASQKEDLIDAAATHAVESHGHDRGPALRKDVAEFLVTVDL; this is translated from the coding sequence ATGGGCATCGACCAACTGGGCCTCAGCAAGGGCACGTGGCTCGTCGCAAACTGCGGCCAGTTTCCCAGCGAGAAGAAGTGCCAGCTCGTGATCATGGCCCCCGCGTCGCAGAAGGAAGACCTCATCGACGCCGCGGCGACGCACGCGGTGGAGAGCCACGGCCACGACCGCGGCCCCGCACTGCGCAAGGACGTCGCGGAGTTCCTCGTGACGGTCGACCTGTAG
- a CDS encoding cupin domain-containing protein, whose product MLRAVWVMLVALLVAGVAVSYAAAPGPVIVGTAAYPINVQAGNYDLISQVVDLPPGAVIPKHRHGGPVVAQVLSGVITVTDAAGPKTFKAGQMFTESGGYVHMAANNGKVTARVAVSYLIPKGAEVITFVK is encoded by the coding sequence ATGCTGCGTGCGGTTTGGGTCATGCTCGTTGCGCTGCTGGTCGCCGGCGTCGCCGTTTCGTACGCCGCCGCGCCCGGCCCCGTCATCGTCGGCACCGCGGCCTATCCGATCAACGTGCAGGCCGGCAACTACGATCTCATCAGCCAGGTAGTGGATCTGCCGCCGGGCGCCGTGATCCCGAAGCACAGGCACGGCGGGCCGGTCGTCGCGCAGGTGCTGAGCGGTGTGATCACCGTGACCGACGCGGCGGGCCCGAAGACGTTCAAGGCCGGCCAGATGTTCACCGAGAGCGGCGGGTACGTGCACATGGCCGCCAACAACGGCAAGGTTACCGCGCGTGTGGCGGTTAGCTACCTGATTCCGAAGGGCGCCGAAGTCATCACGTTCGTGAAGTAG
- a CDS encoding tetratricopeptide repeat protein, which produces MATTRRTDAAGTRDAPDDLRVWLLGGFRVRVGSRDIDPAAWRLRKARSLVKLLALSPGGRLHREQVLEFLWPHFDPDAASNNFRKTLHVVRRTLAPAAAGDSARYCRVHDDIVSLAAPGAVWIDVDAFTAAATAARKGGEPAAYRAALELYAGDLLPEDQYEEWSSGRRESLHQDWLRLLSDLAALYESQRDEARAIETLQLLVSRDAGREDAHRSLMRLYALTGQRPQALRQYQLLKESLSREFEAEPDEASRRLHEDIQAGRFPQPGSPAVKPARPAVDFRATGRTNLPLQLTSFVGRARELAELRNSMTDGRQLTLTGAGGVGKTRLALEVAARLLQDFPDGVWLADLSVVADPALVPQAVAGVVSVREEAGRPASAALGDYFLAKHALLVLDNCEHVAAASAQLAEDLLRRCPDLHVLATSREVLGMQGELVHRVSSLSAPDTRRPCPIEELRAFEAVRLFVERAALSRPGFELTEENAPMVGQICAHLDGIPLAIELAAARLKSLPVDAIAARLDSRFRLLSGGTRTALSRHQTLRAAMQWSYDLLSEPERALLRALSVFAGGFTLDAAQVLGASDRVDEMDVLELLGRLVDKSMVQLEQAGGSARYRLLETVRDFVRVKLVEAGEADAARRRHAAFFLAFAERAEPELRGPRQASWLDRLEAEHDNFWAALEWSLGQPVDGTGLRLAAALAGYWHGRGYLTEGREWLERALRPDREGSPAYTKVLEGAARLAFAQDDFTRAVAIMDKAVPLARASGDTHALMLFLARLGHAVWHLGDRVRGAALCAESQALSRSTAPGWATAVALAEVATVAQHEGARDRAIPLLEESLAVFRAAGDSAGIAQCLQWLGVDAANQGDYAKAAALMHEALELQRHLGRKPAVATSLVRLGRIALLRGQTREAVRLLEAGTALSEELGKTSDAPYNRKSSLGLALLAVGEVDRAAVLFTESLTVPAEGGPRANAAYQAGVADSLLGRGIVARYRGDGPRARESLEEALAAFRAARDEDGTSAAHYHLGLAWADDLTRSAALLRSSLASRQTRGDRLGAADCLEALAFTAQARGALAQAAGLLGLAETLRKDSGASRWAADQARYERDSAALRAAMGEEAFAAACAAGAALEPAEAERLFVPEDAGVK; this is translated from the coding sequence ATGGCAACCACCCGACGCACCGACGCCGCAGGAACCCGCGACGCGCCCGACGATCTGCGCGTGTGGCTGCTCGGCGGTTTCCGCGTGCGTGTCGGATCGCGCGACATCGATCCGGCCGCGTGGCGGCTGCGCAAGGCCCGCAGCCTCGTCAAGCTGCTTGCGCTTTCCCCCGGCGGACGCCTACACCGGGAGCAGGTGCTGGAGTTCTTGTGGCCGCACTTCGACCCCGACGCCGCCTCCAACAATTTCCGCAAGACCCTGCACGTGGTTCGCCGGACGCTGGCCCCCGCGGCCGCCGGAGACTCCGCCCGCTACTGCCGGGTCCACGACGACATCGTCAGCCTGGCCGCGCCCGGCGCGGTGTGGATCGACGTCGACGCGTTCACCGCCGCCGCCACCGCGGCCAGGAAGGGCGGGGAGCCCGCGGCCTACCGCGCGGCGCTCGAGCTGTATGCCGGCGATCTGCTGCCGGAGGACCAGTATGAGGAATGGTCCTCCGGCCGCCGCGAGTCGCTCCACCAGGACTGGCTCAGGCTGCTCTCGGATCTCGCCGCGCTCTACGAATCGCAGCGCGACGAGGCGCGCGCGATCGAGACGCTGCAGCTGCTGGTGTCCCGCGACGCGGGGCGCGAGGACGCGCACCGCAGCCTGATGCGTCTGTATGCCCTCACCGGCCAGCGGCCGCAGGCGCTGCGGCAGTACCAACTGCTCAAGGAGTCGCTGAGCCGGGAATTCGAGGCGGAGCCCGACGAGGCCAGCCGGCGTCTGCACGAGGACATTCAGGCCGGCCGCTTCCCGCAGCCCGGCTCGCCGGCGGTCAAGCCGGCACGTCCGGCGGTGGACTTTCGCGCCACCGGCCGCACGAATCTTCCGCTCCAGCTGACCAGTTTCGTGGGGCGCGCGCGCGAGCTCGCGGAGCTCCGCAACAGCATGACGGACGGCCGGCAGCTCACGCTGACCGGGGCCGGCGGCGTGGGTAAGACCCGGCTCGCGCTCGAGGTGGCGGCGCGCCTCCTGCAGGACTTCCCGGACGGCGTCTGGTTGGCCGATCTCTCAGTCGTCGCCGATCCGGCGCTTGTGCCGCAGGCGGTGGCGGGCGTGGTGAGCGTCCGCGAGGAAGCCGGCCGGCCGGCGAGCGCCGCGCTGGGCGACTACTTTCTCGCCAAACACGCGCTGTTGGTGCTGGACAACTGCGAGCACGTGGCGGCCGCGTCCGCGCAGCTTGCCGAAGATCTGCTCCGGCGGTGTCCCGATCTCCACGTCCTGGCCACGAGCCGCGAAGTACTCGGCATGCAGGGCGAGCTCGTGCACCGCGTCTCCTCGCTCTCGGCCCCCGATACACGCCGCCCGTGCCCGATCGAAGAACTGCGCGCGTTCGAGGCGGTCCGGCTGTTCGTCGAGCGCGCGGCGCTGAGCCGGCCGGGCTTCGAGCTGACCGAAGAGAATGCGCCGATGGTGGGTCAGATCTGCGCGCACCTCGACGGCATTCCACTCGCGATCGAACTGGCGGCGGCCCGGCTCAAGTCCCTGCCCGTGGACGCGATCGCCGCGCGGCTCGACAGCCGGTTCCGGCTGCTCAGCGGCGGGACCCGGACCGCGCTGTCCCGCCATCAGACGCTGCGCGCGGCGATGCAGTGGAGCTACGACCTGCTGTCGGAGCCGGAGCGCGCGCTGTTGCGCGCGCTGTCCGTCTTCGCCGGCGGATTCACGCTCGACGCGGCGCAGGTACTCGGGGCGAGCGACCGTGTCGACGAGATGGACGTGCTGGAACTGCTGGGACGTCTCGTCGACAAATCGATGGTGCAGCTCGAGCAGGCCGGCGGCAGCGCGCGGTACCGGTTGTTGGAAACCGTGCGCGATTTCGTGCGGGTCAAGCTCGTCGAAGCCGGCGAAGCGGACGCCGCCCGGCGCCGGCACGCGGCGTTTTTCCTCGCATTTGCCGAGCGCGCCGAACCGGAACTCCGGGGTCCGCGCCAGGCGTCGTGGCTCGACCGGCTCGAGGCCGAGCACGACAACTTCTGGGCCGCCCTCGAGTGGTCGCTCGGCCAGCCGGTCGACGGCACCGGACTCCGCCTGGCCGCGGCGCTGGCGGGTTACTGGCACGGCCGCGGATACCTGACGGAGGGGCGGGAATGGCTCGAGCGGGCGCTCCGGCCGGACCGCGAGGGAAGCCCCGCCTACACGAAGGTGCTCGAAGGCGCGGCGCGGCTCGCGTTCGCGCAGGACGATTTCACCCGCGCGGTCGCCATCATGGACAAGGCCGTGCCGCTCGCGCGGGCGAGCGGTGACACGCACGCGCTCATGCTGTTCCTCGCGCGGCTCGGGCACGCGGTGTGGCACCTGGGCGATCGGGTCCGCGGCGCCGCGCTGTGCGCGGAAAGCCAGGCCCTCTCTCGATCGACGGCGCCCGGCTGGGCGACGGCCGTGGCGCTCGCCGAAGTTGCGACGGTCGCGCAGCACGAGGGCGCGCGGGATCGCGCGATTCCGCTGCTCGAAGAGAGCCTCGCCGTGTTTCGCGCGGCCGGCGACAGCGCAGGCATCGCGCAGTGCCTCCAGTGGCTCGGCGTCGACGCGGCGAATCAAGGCGACTACGCGAAAGCCGCCGCGCTCATGCACGAGGCGCTGGAGCTGCAGCGCCATCTGGGAAGGAAACCCGCCGTGGCGACGTCGCTCGTGCGCCTCGGACGGATCGCGCTGCTGCGCGGTCAAACGCGCGAGGCGGTTCGGCTGCTCGAGGCCGGCACGGCGCTTTCAGAGGAACTCGGCAAGACGTCGGACGCGCCGTACAACCGCAAGTCGAGCCTCGGCCTCGCGCTGCTGGCCGTCGGGGAGGTCGACCGTGCCGCGGTCTTGTTCACCGAGAGCCTCACCGTCCCGGCCGAAGGCGGCCCCCGCGCAAACGCGGCGTACCAGGCGGGAGTCGCGGACTCGCTGCTCGGGCGAGGCATCGTGGCGCGGTACCGCGGCGACGGGCCGCGGGCGCGGGAGTCTCTCGAGGAGGCTCTCGCCGCGTTCCGCGCGGCGCGTGACGAGGACGGGACATCCGCGGCACACTATCATCTCGGGCTCGCTTGGGCGGACGACCTCACGCGGTCGGCCGCGCTACTTCGCAGCAGCCTCGCGTCGCGACAGACGCGCGGAGACCGGCTCGGCGCGGCGGACTGCCTGGAGGCCCTGGCGTTCACCGCGCAAGCCCGAGGGGCGCTCGCGCAGGCCGCGGGGCTGTTGGGGCTCGCCGAAACACTCCGGAAGGACTCGGGCGCCTCCCGTTGGGCGGCGGATCAGGCGCGGTACGAGCGGGACTCGGCTGCCCTGCGCGCGGCCATGGGGGAGGAAGCGTTTGCCGCCGCCTGTGCCGCGGGAGCGGCCCTCGAGCCGGCCGAGGCCGAACGTCTATTCGTCCCGGAGGACGCCGGGGTGAAGTAG
- a CDS encoding DUF1326 domain-containing protein: protein MGYSVEGRLLEACSCGGPCPCWVGDDPDGGTCDTVICYHYDKGEINGTSVAGLTLALVAHVPGNILKGNWKVAAHVDSTATPQQKEAILAAHTGKLGGPLADLSPLIGEVVGVYDVPIDFNITEGRGTVRIGDTVSAEMQPYTDAQGRPTKLVDSIFSTIPGSPAYVGKAMNFKINMPKLGMKLEFNGRNAVLGNFRFEM from the coding sequence ATGGGATACAGCGTCGAAGGCCGGCTGCTCGAAGCCTGCTCCTGCGGCGGACCATGCCCGTGTTGGGTCGGCGACGATCCGGACGGCGGCACCTGCGATACGGTGATCTGCTATCACTATGACAAAGGCGAGATCAATGGCACGAGCGTGGCGGGCCTCACGCTGGCCCTCGTCGCCCACGTGCCGGGAAACATTCTTAAGGGCAACTGGAAGGTCGCGGCCCACGTGGACAGCACGGCGACCCCCCAGCAGAAAGAGGCGATTCTCGCGGCGCACACCGGCAAGCTCGGCGGACCGCTCGCGGATCTCTCGCCGCTGATCGGCGAGGTGGTCGGCGTGTACGATGTGCCGATCGACTTTAACATCACAGAAGGCAGGGGCACGGTGCGGATCGGCGACACGGTCTCGGCGGAGATGCAGCCCTACACCGATGCGCAGGGACGGCCCACCAAACTGGTCGACAGTATCTTCAGCACGATCCCCGGATCGCCGGCGTACGTCGGGAAGGCGATGAACTTCAAGATCAACATGCCCAAACTCGGGATGAAGCTGGAGTTCAACGGGCGCAACGCGGTCCTCGGCAACTTCCGGTTCGAGATGTAG
- the rpsG gene encoding 30S ribosomal protein S7: protein MPRKGQVSLRAVPGDMVYQSPSVTRLVNKVMTRGKKSLAERIVYGALETLKDKGGKDPAKTLDAALHNIMPVLEVRPRRVGGATYQVPVEVRPERRTSLGMRWLVTYARQRPGRTMREKLAAEILDASNNQGAAVKRREDTHKMAEANKAFAHYRW from the coding sequence ATGCCGCGCAAGGGCCAGGTCTCGCTGCGGGCGGTTCCGGGCGACATGGTGTACCAGAGCCCCTCGGTGACGCGGCTCGTGAACAAGGTCATGACGCGGGGCAAGAAGAGCCTCGCCGAGCGCATCGTGTACGGCGCGCTGGAGACACTCAAGGACAAGGGCGGCAAGGACCCGGCCAAGACGCTGGATGCGGCGCTGCACAACATCATGCCGGTGCTTGAGGTCAGGCCGCGGCGCGTCGGCGGCGCGACCTACCAGGTGCCGGTCGAGGTGCGGCCGGAGCGCCGGACGTCGCTCGGCATGCGCTGGCTCGTCACGTACGCCCGGCAGCGGCCGGGCCGTACGATGCGGGAGAAGTTGGCCGCCGAGATTCTGGACGCGAGCAATAACCAGGGCGCCGCGGTGAAGCGGCGCGAGGACACGCACAAGATGGCGGAGGCCAACAAGGCGTTCGCACACTACCGCTGGTAG
- a CDS encoding ribosomal L7Ae/L30e/S12e/Gadd45 family protein: MDVERLKAAAQRAVGTNQTAKAISRGQARVVFVAQDADRRVTEPLLRAARERGMEVVEVSSMAALGRACGIAVGAAAAAILEPSGSGN, from the coding sequence GTGGACGTGGAGCGTCTGAAAGCAGCGGCGCAGCGCGCGGTCGGCACGAACCAGACGGCGAAGGCGATCAGCCGCGGTCAGGCGCGGGTCGTATTCGTTGCTCAGGATGCCGATCGCCGGGTGACGGAGCCTCTGCTCCGGGCAGCCCGGGAACGTGGCATGGAAGTCGTCGAAGTGTCCTCCATGGCAGCGCTCGGCCGGGCGTGCGGGATCGCGGTCGGCGCTGCAGCCGCAGCGATCCTCGAACCCTCCGGGAGCGGGAACTAA
- a CDS encoding GTP-binding protein, with amino-acid sequence MAKAKFERTKPHVNVGTIGHVDHGKTTLTAAITGVLASLGKTKALGFYEIDNAPEEKERGITIAISHVEYETEKRHYAHVDC; translated from the coding sequence ATGGCGAAGGCGAAGTTTGAGCGGACGAAGCCGCACGTCAATGTGGGGACGATCGGGCACGTGGATCACGGGAAGACGACGTTGACGGCGGCGATCACGGGGGTTTTGGCGAGTTTGGGGAAGACGAAGGCGCTGGGGTTTTATGAGATCGACAACGCGCCGGAGGAGAAGGAGCGGGGGATCACGATCGCGATCAGCCACGTGGAGTACGAGACGGAGAAGCGGCACTACGCGCACGTGGACTGT
- the fusA gene encoding elongation factor G, translating to MTAQTSLDNIRNIGIIAHIDAGKTTTTERILFYTGRTHRLGEVDEGSATMDWMIQERERGITITSAATTCQWRGHSINIIDTPGHVDFTAEVERSLRVLDGTVVILSAVEGVQPQSETVWRQADRYGVPRIVFINKMDRTGADFYRTLGMMKDRLDAKAVPLQIPIGAEDGFEGVVDLVAMKAIVYADDLGTRSDETEIPANLKQLAEEHRGHLVEAAAELDDHLTEKYLEGTPLTEDEILGAIRRGTIAAKINPVLCGTAFRNKGVQPLLDAVVNFLPSPLDVPPVEGQNPKSDTKETRPADPKAPFCALAFKIVTDPYVGKLTYFRVYSGTLASGSYVYNATRDRRERVSRLLQMHANHREDIESVSAGNVVAAVGLKDTTTGDTLCDESKPIVLESIKFPEPVIAVAVEPKTRADEEKLSASLAKLAEEDPTFKVKFDPETAQTIISGMGELHLEIITDRLLREFKVEANVGRPQVAYRETIRRATKAEGRYIRQTGGRGQYGHCWLEVEPLPRGTGIEFVDKITGGRIPREYIPAVESGVREATESGVLAAYPVVDVRATLVDGSYHEVDSSEMAFKIAGSMAFKAAVQHSNPVLLEPVMKVEVTTPDQYMGDVIGDLSARRGRISAMEQRGGLRIVAAEVPLAEMFGYATQLRSNTQGRATYTMEFSHYEEVPNSIAETLVKAGAGSKA from the coding sequence ATGACGGCGCAAACGTCGCTCGACAATATTCGGAACATCGGGATCATCGCCCACATCGACGCGGGCAAGACCACGACGACCGAGCGTATCCTCTTCTACACGGGGCGGACGCACCGGCTCGGCGAGGTCGACGAAGGCTCCGCGACGATGGACTGGATGATTCAGGAGCGCGAGCGCGGCATCACCATCACGTCCGCGGCGACGACCTGCCAGTGGCGCGGCCACAGCATCAACATCATCGACACGCCCGGCCACGTGGACTTCACCGCGGAGGTGGAGCGATCGCTGCGCGTCCTCGACGGCACGGTCGTCATCCTGAGCGCGGTCGAAGGCGTCCAGCCGCAGTCCGAGACGGTGTGGCGCCAGGCGGACCGGTACGGCGTCCCGCGGATCGTTTTCATCAATAAGATGGACCGCACCGGGGCCGATTTCTACCGTACGCTCGGCATGATGAAGGACCGTCTGGACGCCAAGGCGGTCCCGCTGCAGATTCCGATCGGTGCGGAGGACGGCTTCGAGGGCGTCGTCGATCTCGTCGCGATGAAAGCGATCGTCTACGCCGACGACCTGGGGACCCGCAGCGACGAAACCGAGATCCCGGCGAACCTCAAGCAGCTCGCCGAGGAGCACCGCGGGCATCTCGTCGAGGCGGCGGCCGAGCTGGACGACCACCTGACCGAGAAGTACCTGGAAGGCACGCCGCTGACCGAGGACGAGATCCTCGGCGCGATCCGTCGGGGCACGATTGCGGCGAAGATCAACCCGGTGCTCTGCGGCACCGCGTTCAGAAACAAGGGCGTGCAGCCGCTGCTTGACGCGGTCGTGAACTTTCTGCCCTCGCCGCTCGACGTCCCGCCCGTGGAAGGCCAGAATCCCAAGAGCGACACCAAGGAGACCCGCCCGGCCGATCCCAAGGCGCCGTTCTGCGCGCTGGCGTTCAAGATCGTGACCGATCCGTACGTCGGCAAGCTGACGTACTTCCGCGTGTACTCGGGGACGCTCGCCTCGGGCTCGTACGTCTACAACGCGACGCGGGACCGGCGCGAGCGCGTCAGCCGGCTGCTTCAGATGCACGCGAACCACCGCGAGGACATCGAGTCGGTCTCCGCGGGCAACGTCGTCGCGGCCGTCGGCCTCAAGGACACCACGACCGGCGATACGTTGTGCGACGAATCGAAGCCGATCGTGCTGGAGTCGATCAAGTTCCCGGAGCCGGTGATCGCCGTCGCGGTGGAGCCGAAGACGCGGGCGGACGAAGAGAAGCTGAGCGCCTCGCTGGCCAAGCTCGCGGAAGAGGACCCGACGTTCAAAGTGAAGTTCGATCCGGAGACGGCCCAGACCATCATCTCCGGGATGGGCGAGCTGCACCTCGAGATCATTACCGACCGGCTGCTGCGGGAGTTCAAGGTCGAGGCGAACGTCGGCCGGCCGCAGGTGGCCTACCGCGAGACGATCCGCAGGGCGACGAAGGCGGAAGGTCGCTACATCCGGCAGACCGGCGGCCGCGGCCAGTACGGCCACTGCTGGTTGGAGGTCGAACCGCTGCCGCGGGGGACCGGCATCGAGTTCGTCGACAAGATCACGGGCGGCCGCATTCCGCGCGAGTACATCCCGGCCGTGGAATCCGGAGTGCGCGAGGCGACCGAGAGCGGCGTGCTCGCGGCGTACCCGGTGGTGGACGTACGGGCGACGCTCGTCGACGGGTCCTACCACGAGGTCGACTCCTCGGAGATGGCGTTCAAGATCGCCGGCTCGATGGCGTTCAAGGCGGCGGTGCAGCACTCCAATCCGGTCCTGCTCGAGCCGGTGATGAAGGTCGAGGTCACAACGCCCGACCAGTACATGGGCGACGTTATCGGCGACCTGAGCGCGCGGCGCGGCCGGATCTCCGCGATGGAGCAGCGCGGCGGCCTGCGCATCGTCGCGGCCGAGGTGCCGTTGGCGGAGATGTTCGGCTACGCGACGCAGCTGCGGTCCAACACGCAGGGCCGCGCGACGTATACCATGGAGTTTTCGCACTACGAAGAAGTGCCGAATTCGATCGCGGAAACGCTGGTCAAGGCGGGCGCAGGCAGCAAGGCATAG
- a CDS encoding DUF2182 domain-containing protein: MVRTTDDGRWYAFAVGALALAAWAALAGWAASPYAGLLDHRGIGEGGLPVSRLAVFGGGWTLMVIAMMLPGSLPLINLFARMVARRPRPAPLVGRLVLGYLGVWAVFGVAAFRGDAYVHALAAGLPAVANASQWIGVAVLLVAGVYQVTPLKEMCLTKCRSPYSFVAETWRGANPAAEALRLGVRHGLFCVGCCWTLMLLMFAIGGVHLGWMLALGVVMAAERSFRWGRHLTVPLGAALIIAAAALAGGAPLVSAVFRG; encoded by the coding sequence ATGGTGCGGACCACGGACGACGGGCGCTGGTATGCCTTTGCCGTGGGCGCGCTCGCGCTGGCGGCCTGGGCCGCGCTCGCCGGATGGGCCGCCTCGCCGTACGCGGGACTGCTGGACCACCGGGGGATCGGGGAGGGCGGCCTCCCCGTTTCCCGGTTGGCCGTCTTCGGTGGCGGGTGGACCCTGATGGTGATCGCGATGATGCTGCCGGGGAGCCTGCCGCTCATCAATCTCTTCGCTCGCATGGTGGCGCGCCGGCCGCGGCCGGCCCCGCTGGTGGGGCGGCTCGTTCTCGGCTACCTCGGCGTGTGGGCGGTTTTCGGCGTCGCGGCGTTCCGGGGCGACGCCTACGTCCACGCCCTGGCGGCGGGGCTGCCCGCGGTGGCGAACGCCTCCCAGTGGATCGGCGTCGCGGTGCTGCTTGTCGCGGGAGTCTACCAGGTTACGCCGCTCAAGGAGATGTGCCTCACGAAGTGCCGCTCGCCCTATTCGTTCGTCGCCGAGACCTGGCGGGGTGCGAACCCGGCGGCCGAGGCGCTCCGGCTCGGCGTGCGGCACGGCCTCTTTTGTGTCGGGTGCTGCTGGACGCTCATGCTGCTCATGTTCGCGATCGGCGGCGTGCACCTCGGGTGGATGCTCGCCCTCGGCGTGGTGATGGCGGCGGAGCGGTCGTTCCGGTGGGGGCGCCACCTCACCGTGCCGCTCGGCGCGGCGCTGATCATCGCGGCGGCCGCGCTCGCGGGCGGGGCGCCGCTCGTCTCAGCGGTGTTTCGCGGTTAG